One stretch of Sardina pilchardus chromosome 17, fSarPil1.1, whole genome shotgun sequence DNA includes these proteins:
- the LOC134062332 gene encoding potassium voltage-gated channel subfamily A member 1, with amino-acid sequence MEIALVSFENGGAKGSGGNAGEACQNALDHPQPGFVQTGFTEGYKESNTLTSPPLSSKWKINDMNNTFGCNENAMDALLRADHSPHLFDEDMLDVDMDNDSNERVLINIAGLKYETQLGTLNQFPDTLLGDPNKRIKYFDPLRNEYFFDRNRPSFDGILYFYQSGGKIRRPVNVSIDVFADEIRFYQLGEDAMERFREDEGYIKEEEKPLPQNEFQKQVWLIFEYPESSSPARGIAIVSVIVITISIITFCLETLPEFRDERELPVTVRGDNSTAPRPSLTFTDPFFIIETTCVIWFTFELIVRFFACPSKAEFSKTVMNIIDIMSIMPYFITVGTELAEQQNPPDVGEEHQNGQPSMSLAILRVIRLVRVFRIFKLSRHSKGLQILGQTLKASMRELGLLIFFLFIGVILFSSAVFFAEADEPESHFSSIPDAFWWAVVTMTTVGYGDMRPVTVGGKIVGSLCAIAGVLTIALPVPVIVSNFNYFYHRETDQDQASLKDDNNAGGGQSPNDEMKRSGSGSSLKSTGDVENNDETNTPVEKTNIKANSSMDIKKSLYAFCLDTRETDL; translated from the coding sequence ATGGAGATAGCCTTGGTGAGTTTTGAAAACGGCGGCGCAAAAGGAAGCGGTGGAAATGCCGGCGAAGCCTGCCAAAACGCCCTGGATCATCCCCAACCAGGCTTTGTCCAGACAGGGTTCACTGAGGGCTACAAGGAGTCAAACACGTTGACCAGCCCACCTCTGAGCTCCAAGTGGAAAATTAACGACATGAACAACACTTTTGGCTGCAACGAAAATGCCATGGATGCGCTGTTGCGCGCCGACCATAGTCCGCATCTGTTTGATGAGGACATGTTGGACGTGGACATGGACAACGATAGCAATGAGAGGGTGTTAATAAACATTGCCGGACTAAAGTACGAAACACAGTTGGGCACCTTAAATCAGTTCCCAGATACTTTGCTGGGGGATCCTAATAAGAGAATTAAATACTTCGATCCACTTCGGAACGAGTACTTCTTTGACCGCAACAGGCCGAGTTTCGATGGGATTCTCTATTTCTATCAGTCGGGGGGGAAGATTCGGCGACCCGTCAATGTGTCCATCGACGTCTTTGCCGATGAGATTCGCTTTTATCAACTGGGGGAGGATGCGATGGAGCGTTTCCGTGAGGACGAGGGCTACATCAAAGAAGAGGAGAAACCCTTGCCACAAAATGAATTTCAGAAACAGGTATGGCTCATCTTTGAGTACCCCGAGAGTTCGAGCCCCGCGCGAGGGATTGCAATTGTGTCTGTGATTGTCATCACCATATCGATCATAACGTTTTGCTTGGAGACGCTACCAGAGTTCCGAGATGAGAGAGAACTGCCAGTCACTGTCAGAGGGGACAACAGCACGGCCCCACGGCCGTCGCTCACCTTCACAGACCCATTTTTCATCATAGAAACCACCTGTGTGATATGGTTCACGTTTGAGCTTATAGTGCGCTTTTTCGCCTGTCCAAGCAAGGCGGAGTTTTCTAAGACCGTCATGAACATTATTGATATTATGTCCATAATGCCTTACTTCATTACAGTAGGCACTGAGCTGGCCGAGCAACAGAACCCCCCCGACGTCGGCGAAGAGCACCAAAACGGCCAGCCATCCATGTCTCTGGCCATTTTGAGAGTCATAAGGCTGGTGCGAGTATTTCGAATATTCAAACTCTCTCGCCACTCCAAGGGCCTTCAGATTCTGGGCCAGACTTTAAAGGCCAGCATGCGCGAGCTGGGCCTCTTaatcttctttctctttataGGAGTTATCTTGTTCTCGAGCGCCGTGTTCTTCGCAGAGGCGGACGAGCCAGAGTCGCACTTCTCCAGCATCCCCGATGCCTTCTGGTGGGCGGTTGTAACTATGACCACAGTAGGCTACGGGGACATGAGACCCGTGACGGTGGGTGGTAAAATTGTGGGCTCTCTCTGTGCCATCGCTGGCGTGTTGACCATCGCTTTGCCGGTGCCGGTCATCGTGTCCAACTTCAACTATTTTTACCACAGAGAAACCGATCAGGATCAAGCATCACTTAAAGATGACAACAACGCCGGTGGCGGCCAGAGTCCAAACGATGAAATGAAACGCAGCGGCAGCGGGTCATCTCTGAAGTCAACAGGGGACGTGGAGAATAACGACGAAACAAACACGCCTGTGGAGAAAACGAACATCAAAGCTAACAGCAGCATGGACATCAAGAAATCCCTTTACGCATTTTGTCTGGACACGAGGGAAACAGACTTGTAG